Proteins co-encoded in one Girardinichthys multiradiatus isolate DD_20200921_A chromosome 11, DD_fGirMul_XY1, whole genome shotgun sequence genomic window:
- the LOC124876039 gene encoding dual specificity protein kinase CLK1-like isoform X2, which translates to MGKNGDCDSWKGINKFKSDSKSGSFKQRKQRPILDISKLSKDVSLHLESASFDENNLSAADKGPKETQQGGIRQNNDDGNMDYRNGLVLEDRYEILSTLGEGAFGKVVECIDRHRGQHVAVKIVKKFESFCKVARSEIAVLEEINSLDDDNRFACVRMLDWFKHKAHICIVMELLGPSTFEFLQQNNFVPFNMEQIRHIAFQIFKAVSFLHRNKLTHTDLKPENILFVSSDCDTEYNQQMNYRHKKPSCLDIKVVDFGTATFDHQHHETLVSTRHYRAPEVILDLGWNQSCDVWSLGCVLIEYYLGQTLFPSHDCREHLAMMENVLGPIPPHLLKQTRKKHFVKHERLNWEEQSCSDDDIRKHCQPLMYMRTNSEEEKQLFDLLTCMLEYDVSRRITLEEALWHPFFCPLRMQQQPQCS; encoded by the exons ATGGGAAAAAACGGTGACTGTGATTCGTGGAAAG GCATCAATAAGTTCAAATCTGACTCAAAGTCTGGAAGCTTCAAGCAAAGAAAACAACGTCCCATCCTGGATATCAGTAAATTg TCTAAAGATGTCTCGCTCCATCTTGAATCAGCCTCTTTTGATGAAAACAATCTGAGTGCTGCTGACAAGGGACCAAAGGAAACTCAGCAAGGAGGCATCagacaaaataatgatgatggAAACATGGACTATCGCAATGGTCTTGTGTTGGAAGACAGAT ATGAGATTTTGTCCACACTGGGAGAAGGAGCCTTTGGAAAAGTAGTGGAGTGCATTGACCGACACAG aggTCAACATGTAGCTGTAAAGATTGTGAAGAAATTTGAGAGTTTTTGTAAAGTTGCGAGGTCAGAGATTGCTGTACTTGAGGAGATCAACAGCCTGGATGACGACAACAGATT CGCCTGTGTGAGGATGTTGGACTGGTTCAAGCACAAAGCCCACATCTGCATTGTGATGGAGCTTCTCGGTCCGAGCACCTTCGAGTTCCTGCAACAGAACAACTTTGTCCCTTTCAACATGGAGCAGATCCGGCACATAGCCTTCCAGATATTCAAAGCTGTCAGCT TTCTGCACCGTAACAAGTTGACCCACACAGACCTGAAGCCGGAGAACATTTTGTTTGTCAGCTCTGACTGCGACACAGAGTATAACCAACAGATG aacTATAGGCACAAAAAGCCAAGCTGTTTAGACATAAAAGTTGTGGATTTTGGCACTGCTACATTTGACCACCAACATCATGAGACCCTGGTGTCAACACGGCACTACAGAGCACCAGAGGTCATACTGG ATCTGGGCTGGAACCAGTCATGTGACGTATGGAGTCTGGGTTGTGTTCTCATCGAGTATTACCTCGGACAAACACTGTTCCCT AGTCATGACTGTAGAGAACATCTGGCCATGATGGAGAATGTTCTGGgacccattccaccacatcttCTGAAACAGACTAG GAAGAAGCACTTTGTAAAGCATGAGCGTCTGAACTGGGAGGAGCAGAGTTGCTCTGACGATGATATTCGGAAACACTGCCAACCTCTTATG tacaTGAGAACAAACAGCGAGGAGGAGAAGCAGCTGTTCGACTTGCTCACCTGTATGCTGGAGTATGATGTCAGCAGACGGATCACTCTGGAAGAAGCACTGTGGCATCCATTCTTCTGCCCACTGAGAATGCAGCAGCAACCACAGTGCAGCTAA
- the LOC124876039 gene encoding dual specificity protein kinase CLK1-like isoform X1: MGKNGDCDSWKGINKFKSDSKSGSFKQRKQRPILDISKLSKDVSLHLESASFDENNLSAADKGPKETQQGGIRQNNDDGNMDYRNGLVLEDRYEILSTLGEGAFGKVVECIDRHRGQHVAVKIVKKFESFCKVARSEIAVLEEINSLDDDNRFACVRMLDWFKHKAHICIVMELLGPSTFEFLQQNNFVPFNMEQIRHIAFQIFKAVSFLHRNKLTHTDLKPENILFVSSDCDTEYNQQMNYRHKKPSCLDIKVVDFGTATFDHQHHETLVSTRHYRAPEVILDLGWNQSCDVWSLGCVLIEYYLGQTLFPSHDCREHLAMMENVLGPIPPHLLKQTRKKHFVKHERLNWEEQSCSDDDIRKHCQPLMQYMRTNSEEEKQLFDLLTCMLEYDVSRRITLEEALWHPFFCPLRMQQQPQCS, from the exons ATGGGAAAAAACGGTGACTGTGATTCGTGGAAAG GCATCAATAAGTTCAAATCTGACTCAAAGTCTGGAAGCTTCAAGCAAAGAAAACAACGTCCCATCCTGGATATCAGTAAATTg TCTAAAGATGTCTCGCTCCATCTTGAATCAGCCTCTTTTGATGAAAACAATCTGAGTGCTGCTGACAAGGGACCAAAGGAAACTCAGCAAGGAGGCATCagacaaaataatgatgatggAAACATGGACTATCGCAATGGTCTTGTGTTGGAAGACAGAT ATGAGATTTTGTCCACACTGGGAGAAGGAGCCTTTGGAAAAGTAGTGGAGTGCATTGACCGACACAG aggTCAACATGTAGCTGTAAAGATTGTGAAGAAATTTGAGAGTTTTTGTAAAGTTGCGAGGTCAGAGATTGCTGTACTTGAGGAGATCAACAGCCTGGATGACGACAACAGATT CGCCTGTGTGAGGATGTTGGACTGGTTCAAGCACAAAGCCCACATCTGCATTGTGATGGAGCTTCTCGGTCCGAGCACCTTCGAGTTCCTGCAACAGAACAACTTTGTCCCTTTCAACATGGAGCAGATCCGGCACATAGCCTTCCAGATATTCAAAGCTGTCAGCT TTCTGCACCGTAACAAGTTGACCCACACAGACCTGAAGCCGGAGAACATTTTGTTTGTCAGCTCTGACTGCGACACAGAGTATAACCAACAGATG aacTATAGGCACAAAAAGCCAAGCTGTTTAGACATAAAAGTTGTGGATTTTGGCACTGCTACATTTGACCACCAACATCATGAGACCCTGGTGTCAACACGGCACTACAGAGCACCAGAGGTCATACTGG ATCTGGGCTGGAACCAGTCATGTGACGTATGGAGTCTGGGTTGTGTTCTCATCGAGTATTACCTCGGACAAACACTGTTCCCT AGTCATGACTGTAGAGAACATCTGGCCATGATGGAGAATGTTCTGGgacccattccaccacatcttCTGAAACAGACTAG GAAGAAGCACTTTGTAAAGCATGAGCGTCTGAACTGGGAGGAGCAGAGTTGCTCTGACGATGATATTCGGAAACACTGCCAACCTCTTATG cagtacaTGAGAACAAACAGCGAGGAGGAGAAGCAGCTGTTCGACTTGCTCACCTGTATGCTGGAGTATGATGTCAGCAGACGGATCACTCTGGAAGAAGCACTGTGGCATCCATTCTTCTGCCCACTGAGAATGCAGCAGCAACCACAGTGCAGCTAA
- the LOC124876039 gene encoding dual specificity protein kinase CLK1-like isoform X3: MDYRNGLVLEDRYEILSTLGEGAFGKVVECIDRHRGQHVAVKIVKKFESFCKVARSEIAVLEEINSLDDDNRFACVRMLDWFKHKAHICIVMELLGPSTFEFLQQNNFVPFNMEQIRHIAFQIFKAVSFLHRNKLTHTDLKPENILFVSSDCDTEYNQQMNYRHKKPSCLDIKVVDFGTATFDHQHHETLVSTRHYRAPEVILDLGWNQSCDVWSLGCVLIEYYLGQTLFPSHDCREHLAMMENVLGPIPPHLLKQTRKKHFVKHERLNWEEQSCSDDDIRKHCQPLMQYMRTNSEEEKQLFDLLTCMLEYDVSRRITLEEALWHPFFCPLRMQQQPQCS, translated from the exons ATGGACTATCGCAATGGTCTTGTGTTGGAAGACAGAT ATGAGATTTTGTCCACACTGGGAGAAGGAGCCTTTGGAAAAGTAGTGGAGTGCATTGACCGACACAG aggTCAACATGTAGCTGTAAAGATTGTGAAGAAATTTGAGAGTTTTTGTAAAGTTGCGAGGTCAGAGATTGCTGTACTTGAGGAGATCAACAGCCTGGATGACGACAACAGATT CGCCTGTGTGAGGATGTTGGACTGGTTCAAGCACAAAGCCCACATCTGCATTGTGATGGAGCTTCTCGGTCCGAGCACCTTCGAGTTCCTGCAACAGAACAACTTTGTCCCTTTCAACATGGAGCAGATCCGGCACATAGCCTTCCAGATATTCAAAGCTGTCAGCT TTCTGCACCGTAACAAGTTGACCCACACAGACCTGAAGCCGGAGAACATTTTGTTTGTCAGCTCTGACTGCGACACAGAGTATAACCAACAGATG aacTATAGGCACAAAAAGCCAAGCTGTTTAGACATAAAAGTTGTGGATTTTGGCACTGCTACATTTGACCACCAACATCATGAGACCCTGGTGTCAACACGGCACTACAGAGCACCAGAGGTCATACTGG ATCTGGGCTGGAACCAGTCATGTGACGTATGGAGTCTGGGTTGTGTTCTCATCGAGTATTACCTCGGACAAACACTGTTCCCT AGTCATGACTGTAGAGAACATCTGGCCATGATGGAGAATGTTCTGGgacccattccaccacatcttCTGAAACAGACTAG GAAGAAGCACTTTGTAAAGCATGAGCGTCTGAACTGGGAGGAGCAGAGTTGCTCTGACGATGATATTCGGAAACACTGCCAACCTCTTATG cagtacaTGAGAACAAACAGCGAGGAGGAGAAGCAGCTGTTCGACTTGCTCACCTGTATGCTGGAGTATGATGTCAGCAGACGGATCACTCTGGAAGAAGCACTGTGGCATCCATTCTTCTGCCCACTGAGAATGCAGCAGCAACCACAGTGCAGCTAA
- the LOC124876039 gene encoding dual specificity protein kinase CLK1-like isoform X5, producing MLDWFKHKAHICIVMELLGPSTFEFLQQNNFVPFNMEQIRHIAFQIFKAVSFLHRNKLTHTDLKPENILFVSSDCDTEYNQQMNYRHKKPSCLDIKVVDFGTATFDHQHHETLVSTRHYRAPEVILDLGWNQSCDVWSLGCVLIEYYLGQTLFPSHDCREHLAMMENVLGPIPPHLLKQTRKKHFVKHERLNWEEQSCSDDDIRKHCQPLMQYMRTNSEEEKQLFDLLTCMLEYDVSRRITLEEALWHPFFCPLRMQQQPQCS from the exons ATGTTGGACTGGTTCAAGCACAAAGCCCACATCTGCATTGTGATGGAGCTTCTCGGTCCGAGCACCTTCGAGTTCCTGCAACAGAACAACTTTGTCCCTTTCAACATGGAGCAGATCCGGCACATAGCCTTCCAGATATTCAAAGCTGTCAGCT TTCTGCACCGTAACAAGTTGACCCACACAGACCTGAAGCCGGAGAACATTTTGTTTGTCAGCTCTGACTGCGACACAGAGTATAACCAACAGATG aacTATAGGCACAAAAAGCCAAGCTGTTTAGACATAAAAGTTGTGGATTTTGGCACTGCTACATTTGACCACCAACATCATGAGACCCTGGTGTCAACACGGCACTACAGAGCACCAGAGGTCATACTGG ATCTGGGCTGGAACCAGTCATGTGACGTATGGAGTCTGGGTTGTGTTCTCATCGAGTATTACCTCGGACAAACACTGTTCCCT AGTCATGACTGTAGAGAACATCTGGCCATGATGGAGAATGTTCTGGgacccattccaccacatcttCTGAAACAGACTAG GAAGAAGCACTTTGTAAAGCATGAGCGTCTGAACTGGGAGGAGCAGAGTTGCTCTGACGATGATATTCGGAAACACTGCCAACCTCTTATG cagtacaTGAGAACAAACAGCGAGGAGGAGAAGCAGCTGTTCGACTTGCTCACCTGTATGCTGGAGTATGATGTCAGCAGACGGATCACTCTGGAAGAAGCACTGTGGCATCCATTCTTCTGCCCACTGAGAATGCAGCAGCAACCACAGTGCAGCTAA
- the LOC124876039 gene encoding dual specificity protein kinase CLK1-like isoform X4 codes for MGKNGDCDSWKGINKFKSDSKSGSFKQRKQRPILDISKLSKDVSLHLESASFDENNLSAADKGPKETQQGGIRQNNDDGNMDYRNGLVLEDRYEILSTLGEGAFGKVVECIDRHRGQHVAVKIVKKFESFCKVARSEIAVLEEINSLDDDNRFACVRMLDWFKHKAHICIVMELLGPSTFEFLQQNNFVPFNMEQIRHIAFQIFKAVSFLHRNKLTHTDLKPENILFVSSDCDTEYNQQMNYRHKKPSCLDIKVVDFGTATFDHQHHETLVSTRHYRAPEVILDLGWNQSCDVWSLGCVLIEYYLGQTLFPSHDCREHLAMMENVLGPIPPHLLKQTST; via the exons ATGGGAAAAAACGGTGACTGTGATTCGTGGAAAG GCATCAATAAGTTCAAATCTGACTCAAAGTCTGGAAGCTTCAAGCAAAGAAAACAACGTCCCATCCTGGATATCAGTAAATTg TCTAAAGATGTCTCGCTCCATCTTGAATCAGCCTCTTTTGATGAAAACAATCTGAGTGCTGCTGACAAGGGACCAAAGGAAACTCAGCAAGGAGGCATCagacaaaataatgatgatggAAACATGGACTATCGCAATGGTCTTGTGTTGGAAGACAGAT ATGAGATTTTGTCCACACTGGGAGAAGGAGCCTTTGGAAAAGTAGTGGAGTGCATTGACCGACACAG aggTCAACATGTAGCTGTAAAGATTGTGAAGAAATTTGAGAGTTTTTGTAAAGTTGCGAGGTCAGAGATTGCTGTACTTGAGGAGATCAACAGCCTGGATGACGACAACAGATT CGCCTGTGTGAGGATGTTGGACTGGTTCAAGCACAAAGCCCACATCTGCATTGTGATGGAGCTTCTCGGTCCGAGCACCTTCGAGTTCCTGCAACAGAACAACTTTGTCCCTTTCAACATGGAGCAGATCCGGCACATAGCCTTCCAGATATTCAAAGCTGTCAGCT TTCTGCACCGTAACAAGTTGACCCACACAGACCTGAAGCCGGAGAACATTTTGTTTGTCAGCTCTGACTGCGACACAGAGTATAACCAACAGATG aacTATAGGCACAAAAAGCCAAGCTGTTTAGACATAAAAGTTGTGGATTTTGGCACTGCTACATTTGACCACCAACATCATGAGACCCTGGTGTCAACACGGCACTACAGAGCACCAGAGGTCATACTGG ATCTGGGCTGGAACCAGTCATGTGACGTATGGAGTCTGGGTTGTGTTCTCATCGAGTATTACCTCGGACAAACACTGTTCCCT AGTCATGACTGTAGAGAACATCTGGCCATGATGGAGAATGTTCTGGgacccattccaccacatcttCTGAAACAGACTAG tacaTGA